Proteins co-encoded in one Flavobacterium sp. M31R6 genomic window:
- the mreD gene encoding rod shape-determining protein MreD, with translation MNSTLLVNIFRFVLLLALQILVFNNMNFGGYVSAFPYILFIILYPVNGNKANLLIASFFLGLIMDLFSNSGGVHATACVLLAYLRPYFFKFSFGLSYEYQTIKLNDVLTPERFTFILLSVMTHHIALFLLESFQITFILDVLLRTFLSTLFTILTCIILIYLIKPNKR, from the coding sequence ATGAATAGCACGTTGTTAGTGAATATTTTTCGTTTTGTGCTCTTATTAGCTTTACAAATTCTAGTTTTTAATAATATGAATTTCGGAGGTTATGTAAGTGCATTTCCCTATATACTTTTCATCATTCTTTACCCTGTAAACGGAAACAAAGCCAATCTGCTTATCGCTAGTTTTTTTCTGGGTTTAATTATGGATTTATTCTCTAATTCGGGAGGAGTTCATGCTACAGCATGTGTCCTTTTAGCTTATTTAAGACCTTACTTTTTTAAATTTTCATTTGGATTGAGTTATGAATATCAAACTATAAAACTAAATGATGTATTGACTCCAGAGCGATTTACGTTTATTTTATTGTCAGTTATGACACATCATATCGCCTTATTCTTATTAGAATCTTTTCAAATTACTTTCATCTTAGATGTTCTACTTAGAACTTTTCTAAGCACACTGTTTACTATTCTAACCTGTATTATTCTTATTTACCTAATAA
- a CDS encoding rod shape-determining protein encodes MGFFDFMTEDIAIDLGTANTLIIHNDKVVIDSPSIVARDRISGKIIAVGKEANMMQGKTHENIKTIRPLKDGVIADFDASEKMISMFIKSIPALKKRMFTPALRMVVCIPSGITEVEMRAVKESCERVNGKEVYLIHEPMAAAIGIGIDIMQPKGNMIVDIGGGTTEIAVIALGGIVCDKSVKIAGDVFTNDIVYYMRTQHNLFVGESTAEKIKIQIGAAIEDLETPPEDMSVQGRDLLTGKPKQVEVSYREIAKALDKSIQRIEDAVMETLSQTPPELAADIYNTGIYLAGGGSMLRGLDKRISQKTDLPVYIAEDPLRAVVRGTGMALKNITKFKNILIK; translated from the coding sequence ATGGGATTTTTTGATTTCATGACCGAGGATATTGCGATAGACCTTGGTACAGCAAACACTTTAATCATTCACAATGACAAAGTCGTAATTGACAGTCCGTCTATTGTTGCGCGTGATAGAATATCAGGCAAAATTATTGCAGTTGGTAAGGAAGCCAATATGATGCAAGGTAAGACGCATGAAAACATTAAAACAATCAGGCCTTTAAAAGATGGTGTAATTGCAGATTTTGATGCTTCTGAAAAAATGATCAGTATGTTTATCAAAAGCATACCGGCATTGAAAAAAAGAATGTTTACACCTGCCCTAAGAATGGTGGTTTGTATTCCTTCTGGTATTACCGAAGTGGAGATGAGAGCGGTAAAAGAATCTTGTGAGAGAGTAAACGGAAAAGAAGTATACTTAATACATGAGCCTATGGCTGCCGCAATTGGTATCGGAATCGATATTATGCAACCAAAAGGAAACATGATTGTTGACATAGGTGGAGGAACAACTGAAATTGCTGTAATTGCATTAGGCGGAATTGTATGTGATAAATCGGTAAAAATTGCCGGTGATGTTTTTACAAATGACATTGTTTATTACATGCGTACACAACACAACCTTTTTGTTGGAGAAAGTACCGCTGAAAAAATAAAAATTCAAATTGGTGCAGCCATTGAAGACTTAGAAACTCCTCCAGAAGATATGTCTGTTCAAGGAAGAGATTTATTAACCGGAAAACCAAAACAGGTTGAGGTTTCTTATAGAGAAATTGCAAAAGCATTGGATAAATCAATTCAACGAATTGAAGATGCGGTAATGGAAACATTATCACAAACTCCTCCCGAATTAGCTGCCGATATTTATAATACAGGTATTTATCTTGCAGGTGGTGGATCTATGTTGAGGGGGCTTGATAAAAGAATCTCCCAAAAAACAGATTTACCGGTTTATATTGCCGAAGATCCATTGAGAGCGGTAGTAAGAGGAACTGGAATGGCTCTTAAGAATATTACGAAGTTTAAAAACATTTTGATTAAGTAA
- the mreC gene encoding rod shape-determining protein MreC: MQQIFSFIIKNSNRILFLLLLGIALSLTIQSHSFHRSKVISSANFLSGGVYERINSVEEYLHLKEQNDELARENANLKSLLFKTQDSAKIPNLDSLKGVLPKDIIVSKVIHNSYNVYENFLTLNSGSKSGVKPDMGVINSLGIVGIIDNVSANYSTVISILNTKSQINAKIKNSDHFGTLNWDGKNAGFVQLIDVPRLASIRKGDTIVTGGQSVIFPENIGIGTIDKIFIPGDKTHYYTIRVKLFNDMTNLGHVYIIKSENSEEIKNLENQRKKDE, translated from the coding sequence ATGCAGCAAATATTTTCATTTATTATAAAAAACAGTAATAGAATACTGTTTTTGCTGCTTTTGGGTATTGCGTTATCCCTTACCATACAATCTCATTCTTTTCATAGAAGTAAAGTCATCAGTTCCGCTAATTTTCTGAGTGGTGGTGTTTATGAGAGAATAAATTCTGTGGAAGAATACCTTCACTTAAAAGAACAAAATGATGAACTTGCGCGCGAAAATGCCAACTTGAAAAGTTTGTTGTTTAAAACTCAAGATTCCGCCAAGATTCCTAATTTAGACAGCCTGAAAGGTGTTCTGCCAAAAGACATTATTGTATCCAAAGTGATTCATAATTCATATAATGTGTATGAGAATTTTTTAACTTTAAATTCTGGTTCAAAATCAGGCGTTAAGCCTGATATGGGAGTTATTAATAGCTTGGGAATTGTTGGTATCATCGATAATGTATCTGCAAATTATTCTACTGTAATTAGTATATTGAATACTAAATCTCAGATTAATGCCAAAATCAAGAATTCAGATCATTTTGGGACTTTGAATTGGGATGGGAAAAATGCAGGTTTTGTACAATTGATTGACGTACCAAGATTAGCTAGTATTCGAAAAGGGGACACAATCGTTACTGGTGGACAATCGGTTATATTCCCAGAAAACATTGGAATTGGTACAATAGATAAAATATTTATCCCTGGTGACAAAACTCATTATTACACTATCAGAGTAAAACTATTTAATGATATGACTAATCTAGGTCATGTTTATATCATAAAATCTGAAAACAGCGAAGAAATTAAAAATTTAGAAAACCAAAGAAAAAAAGATGAATAG